A part of Actinomycetota bacterium genomic DNA contains:
- a CDS encoding LPXTG cell wall anchor domain-containing protein, whose product MTGYRRMTTTVFAGAVLALGLATPTAAFASDYTSPPPSVTPQVLASQFERATVAEPKGETLPLTGSDVAEMALLGAGSVLVGVVVVRRGRRGTAPA is encoded by the coding sequence ATGACGGGGTACAGACGGATGACCACGACGGTCTTCGCCGGGGCGGTTCTCGCGCTCGGTCTCGCCACGCCGACCGCGGCGTTCGCGAGCGATTACACGAGCCCGCCGCCGAGCGTCACCCCGCAGGTCCTGGCCAGTCAGTTCGAGCGCGCGACGGTGGCCGAGCCCAAGGGCGAGACGCTGCCCCTCACCGGCAGCGACGTGGCCGAGATGGCGCTCCTCGGCGCAGGCTCGGTGCTCGTCGGCGTGGTCGTGGTGCGCCGCGGCCGCCGCGGCACCGCTCCCGCCTGA
- a CDS encoding aspartate kinase has translation MSLVVQKFGGTSVADPDRIRAVAEHIVRTSHQGHEVVVVVSAMGRTTDDLLRLATEVSSQPPGRELDMLLTSGERISMALLCMAIAELGTQAESLTGSQAGIVTDTDHGRAKILEVRADRVREALAAHRVPVVAGFQGVSTARDVTTLGRGGSDTTAVALAAALGAEACEIYTDVSGVFTADPRIVPTARRLPRVSFEEMLEMAATGGRVLALRSVEFARNHHVPLHVRSSFTWEPGTWITELGTREAGMEQAIISAVTHDTSEAKVTINGVPDQPGIAARLFRALADRSINVDMIVQNVSVGGQADISFTAPKADLPVSLEVTRAVADELGAGDVTHDAAIARVSLIGAGMKTHPGVAATMFQTLAESGVNILMISTSSIRISCVVRSDAVEQAVAALHTRFELDQPPAQGSA, from the coding sequence GTGAGCCTCGTCGTCCAGAAGTTCGGTGGCACGTCCGTCGCCGACCCCGATCGCATCCGCGCCGTGGCCGAGCACATCGTGCGGACGTCGCACCAGGGTCACGAGGTCGTCGTGGTGGTGAGCGCGATGGGCCGGACCACCGACGACCTGCTGCGGCTCGCGACAGAGGTCAGCTCGCAGCCCCCGGGACGCGAGCTCGACATGCTCCTCACGTCCGGTGAGCGGATCTCGATGGCGTTGCTCTGCATGGCGATCGCGGAGCTGGGCACGCAGGCCGAGTCGCTGACCGGCAGCCAGGCGGGCATCGTCACCGATACCGATCACGGCCGGGCGAAGATCCTCGAGGTGCGCGCCGACCGTGTGCGCGAGGCGCTCGCGGCGCACCGGGTGCCGGTCGTCGCGGGCTTCCAGGGCGTGTCGACCGCGCGCGATGTCACCACGCTCGGCCGCGGCGGCTCCGACACGACGGCAGTGGCCCTGGCCGCGGCACTCGGCGCAGAGGCGTGCGAGATCTACACCGACGTCTCGGGCGTGTTCACGGCCGACCCGCGGATCGTGCCCACTGCCCGACGGCTGCCGCGCGTGTCGTTCGAGGAGATGTTGGAGATGGCCGCGACCGGAGGCCGCGTGCTCGCGCTGCGTTCGGTCGAGTTCGCGCGCAACCACCACGTGCCGCTGCACGTGCGGTCCAGCTTCACGTGGGAGCCAGGCACGTGGATCACGGAGTTGGGAACGAGGGAGGCAGGCATGGAGCAGGCGATCATCTCGGCCGTCACGCACGACACGTCGGAGGCCAAGGTGACCATCAACGGCGTGCCCGACCAACCGGGCATCGCCGCCCGCCTGTTCAGGGCGTTGGCCGATCGGTCGATCAACGTTGACATGATCGTGCAGAACGTCTCGGTGGGGGGGCAAGCCGACATCTCGTTCACCGCGCCGAAGGCCGATCTGCCGGTCAGCCTCGAGGTCACCCGCGCGGTCGCCGACGAGCTCGGTGCGGGCGACGTCACCCATGACGCGGCGATCGCGCGTGTCAGCCTCATCGGCGCGGGAATGAAGACGCATCCCGGCGTGGCCGCCACCATGTTCCAGACGCTGGCCGAGAGCGGTGTGAACATCCTGATGATCTCCACCTCGTCGATCCGGATCAGCTGCGTCGTGCGATCCGATGCCGTCGAGCAGGCCGTGGCCGCCCTCCACACGCGCTTCGAGCTCGACCAGCCGCCGGCGCAGGGGAGCGCATGA
- a CDS encoding DUF4012 domain-containing protein, which translates to MTRGRRRPLGWAIAVVVLTWMAVAAVELVLARTDATAGRRAAEQVKKMTSPDDVLRGRPLPLLRAARSRFARAHTHLQSPFVAPVRLLPVVGRQVRAVDALSTAATKVAGTGIETVTRTRAILDAPHRTGPQRIDVLRRLAVVAGRAERELDGLSFGPRGALVGPVASAHDELAKQVARTRGGLGRGAAGARAAADLLAGPRRYLILAANNAEMRAGSGMFLSAGVMTTSGGTIDVGDLTSTTDLALPPGAVSLSGDLADRWGWLHPSQEWRNLGASPRFDVTGPLAARMWEARGGGPVDGVLALDVGALRATLAVIGPVDVNGRHVTSDNVVELLLHQQYVEHAEDPDQATRREELGQIARAVVDAIQDRQWSVADMARELGAAVRGRHILAWSNRADEQDAWRSAGADGAVHADSVLVGILNRGGNKLDRFLHVDATLDVHAAGPAGPGRAGPGSAAVLRVALRNTVPPGEPQYVAGPEGDSGLVEGEYGGIVAVTLPWPASKVGVQGYETYAAVGRDGPSYVVGPAVRLVRGASMTLEFRFTLPPGVRALRVEPSARVPAVPWRFRGDRWTDAEAHDVVW; encoded by the coding sequence ATGACGCGAGGCCGCCGTCGCCCGCTGGGCTGGGCGATCGCGGTGGTGGTGCTGACGTGGATGGCGGTGGCGGCGGTGGAGTTGGTGCTGGCGCGGACCGACGCGACCGCGGGCCGGCGCGCCGCCGAGCAGGTCAAGAAGATGACGTCACCCGACGACGTCCTCCGCGGCCGTCCGCTCCCGCTCCTGCGTGCGGCCCGCTCCCGCTTCGCCCGGGCGCACACGCACCTGCAGAGCCCGTTCGTCGCACCGGTTCGTCTGCTCCCGGTCGTCGGGCGTCAGGTCCGCGCGGTCGACGCGCTCTCGACTGCGGCGACGAAGGTGGCGGGCACCGGCATCGAGACGGTCACGAGAACTCGCGCGATCCTCGACGCGCCGCACCGAACCGGTCCCCAGCGGATCGACGTGCTGCGTCGCCTCGCGGTCGTGGCCGGCAGGGCCGAGCGCGAGCTCGACGGGCTCTCGTTCGGTCCACGGGGCGCGCTCGTCGGGCCGGTGGCGAGCGCGCACGACGAGTTGGCGAAGCAGGTCGCGCGCACGCGCGGCGGACTGGGGCGGGGTGCGGCGGGTGCGCGCGCCGCGGCCGACCTCCTCGCCGGGCCCCGCCGCTACCTGATCCTCGCCGCCAACAATGCGGAGATGCGCGCGGGCTCGGGGATGTTCCTCTCGGCCGGCGTGATGACGACGAGCGGGGGCACCATCGACGTCGGCGATCTCACCTCGACCACCGACCTCGCGCTTCCGCCCGGCGCGGTGTCGCTGTCGGGTGACCTCGCCGACCGTTGGGGCTGGCTGCACCCGTCGCAGGAGTGGCGCAACCTCGGCGCGTCGCCGCGTTTCGACGTGACCGGCCCGCTCGCGGCGCGCATGTGGGAGGCACGCGGCGGCGGCCCGGTCGACGGTGTGCTGGCGCTCGACGTCGGCGCGCTGCGCGCCACGCTCGCAGTCATCGGCCCGGTCGACGTGAACGGTCGTCACGTGACCTCGGACAACGTGGTCGAGCTCCTCTTGCATCAGCAGTACGTGGAGCACGCCGAGGACCCTGACCAGGCGACGCGGCGGGAGGAGCTGGGCCAGATCGCCCGGGCCGTGGTCGACGCCATCCAGGATCGCCAGTGGAGCGTCGCCGACATGGCCCGCGAGCTGGGTGCGGCCGTCCGGGGCCGCCACATCCTGGCCTGGTCGAACCGGGCTGACGAGCAGGACGCGTGGCGCTCGGCCGGGGCCGACGGCGCCGTCCACGCCGACTCCGTGCTCGTCGGCATCCTCAACCGCGGTGGCAACAAGCTCGACCGCTTCCTCCACGTCGACGCCACCCTCGATGTGCACGCCGCGGGCCCGGCCGGCCCAGGACGCGCCGGCCCCGGAAGCGCGGCCGTCCTGCGGGTGGCGCTGCGCAACACCGTCCCGCCCGGCGAGCCCCAGTACGTGGCCGGGCCGGAGGGCGACAGCGGTTTGGTCGAGGGTGAGTACGGCGGCATCGTGGCGGTGACGCTGCCCTGGCCCGCGTCGAAGGTGGGCGTTCAGGGCTACGAGACGTATGCGGCCGTCGGGCGGGACGGGCCCTCGTACGTGGTCGGCCCCGCGGTGCGGCTGGTGCGCGGCGCGTCGATGACCCTCGAGTTCCGGTTCACCCTGCCCCCGGGCGTGCGCGCCCTGCGCGTCGAGCCGTCGGCCCGGGTGCCGGCGGTGCCGTGGCGCTTCCGGGGTGACCGCTGGACGGACGCCGAGGCTCACGACGTAGTGTGGTGA